In a genomic window of Carassius gibelio isolate Cgi1373 ecotype wild population from Czech Republic chromosome A3, carGib1.2-hapl.c, whole genome shotgun sequence:
- the LOC127948631 gene encoding dexamethasone-induced protein homolog: protein MTHSIYSRLDSVESLPYMFYLGLFFVNVLILYYTFLMEYIVLNVGIVFLPEDMDQALVDLGVLSDPASIPYDTDAELDVFEGYLE, encoded by the coding sequence ATGACACACTCAATTTACTCTCGGTTAGATTCAGTGGAATCGCTTCCATATATGTTTTATCTCGGCCTGTTTTTTGTTAATGTCTTAATTCTCTACTATACCTTCTTAATGGAATACATAGTCCTTAATGTAGGGATAGTATTCTTGCCAGAGGATATGGACCAGGCACTGGTGGATTTGGGTGTACTTTCTGACCCAGCCTCAATTCCATATGACACAGATGCTGAGCTGGATGTTTTTGAGGGTTATCTGGAATAA